The nucleotide sequence GTCAATGGCACGAATCTCTTCCGCGTCAAGGCGGGCACGAACCTCGTCAACGGCGATACGGTTTCGACCGTCGCGGAGACGATTGATTCGCGTGCGACCGTCACGACGGATGCAGGAACGGCAGGACTCAAGACGAAGATTGCAAATGCCGTCTTCGGCACGGGCAATGCCAATAACTACGACATCTCCTACGAGGACGGCAGCTTCGCCGTCACGCCGCGCGACTTGACGCTTCGTGCGGGAAGCAAGACGCGCATCTACGGCACGGAGAACTCGACCGCCGTCTACACGGGCGGCACATCGAAGTTCCGCGCCGATGCCTCGACCGCCACGACGGGGCTCGTAAACGGCGACGCGGTCGCTGACGTCGATGAATCGACGGACGCCCTCGTCACGACGAACGCCGGCACGGCGGGACTTAAGACGCAGATTGCCAATGCACGCCTCATGGGCAATCGTAAGGCATCGAATTACAACATCCACTATGTCGACGGCGGCTTCGACATCACGAAGCGCGACCTCTATATCAAGGGCGGCGATAAGAGCCGCGCTTACGGCGCAGCGAACAGTCTGGCGCAGTATGTGAACGGCACGAGCCGTATCAACGTGCGCCATGCCGACGCGACGACGGGACTGGTGAACGGCGATCGGATTTCCTCCATCACGGAGACGATCGATCCGCTGGCGACCATCACGACGGATGCGGGCACGCCGCACCTCTGGACGCGCGTCTCTGACGTGCAGTTCGGCTCGGGGCTTGCCTCGAACTACACGATTCACTATGCGGACGGCAGCTTTGCCATCGTGCCGCGCGAGGTTCTCGTCACGGCGGGCAACGCTTCGCGCGACTATGGTGCACCGAACCCCGTCGTCACCGAGTACACGGTTGAGCGCGGCGACTATACGTCAGAGCGCGGCCTCTTGGCGGGCGATGATCTCACGGGCGTCGCGACCTACTACGATGCTGCCATTACGCCGCAGACGGCGGGCGGGACGTATGCAGGCGTCATTCACGTCGATCCCGCCTCCGTCAATGCAGGCTATCGAGGTGCGACGGCGCTTTCCAACTATCGCTTCAGCTATGCGCCCGGTGCATTGAAGATCAATCTGCGCGGCTTTGACATGAGCACGCCCGAGGGCAGGGTCGTGACGACGGGCAGCATCACAGCGTCCCAGATCATAGCGAACCTCAGCCATGGCCATACGGGCGGTGTCAGCGGCATGACGGGCATCGGCAGCGGCGGCGCGAGCATGCGCGGCGGTGCAGGAAGCATTGGTGGCACGAGCGCAGGCAGCGCCAACGCTGGAACGAGCAGCGGCAGCAGCGCCGGCACAACCGGCACAGCCGCAGGTGCGCCGTCTGCCGAGCAGCTGCACGATACATCGTTTGCCGACGGCGTTGCCGTCGACATGCCGAAAGATCTGGCGGCGACGAACTGGCAGAGCCGCGTCGTCGTCACGGCGGGCGGCGCTTCTGAAGCGCACGACTATGTCGAAGGCGCGGACGGCTCCTTCGGATTCGATCTCGCCAAGACGCGCGGCAACTACGGCATCCACGACGAGATTCCGGGTGGCACGTCGGAAGCCATCCCCGTCCTCTTCACGGACGGCGGCTCGCGCGACCTTGACGGCATCTACTCCGTCAACTACGGCCCAGGCAAGCTCGCCATCAAGCCCGCTTCGAAGAAGGTCGAGATCCCCGACCCCAAGGAGATCCGTCATGCTGCAGAGAAGGCTTTGAGCTTCCTCTACCAGACGAAGAACGGAGCCTTCGAAGTCACCTTCGGCAACGGCATCGTCACGCTCTATCCGAAAGACGCGCCGGCGCTCAACATCGTCGTCAGCAAGGACAAGAAGGCCGAGCGCGCCGTCCTCGCCTCCGGTCTCCTGACCGCCATCGAGGACCTCGGCGTGACTCCCGTGGAGATCCGCGCCGTCTACATCTTCAAGGAACTCGGCGAAAGCGCAGAATAAGCCGGCCGCAAGCCATAGAAAAAAGCCCCGTAATGGGGCTTTTTTCTATGGCTGTATGTTTTGTGATGCAAGATCAGCCTTTGACGAGCTGAGCGTACTTCGCGCGCTCTGCCGTCGGAATCTGAAGCACGTCCATCGCCTTTTCCATCGATACGTTGAAGCTTTTCATGATGTGGCAGATGGAAGCAGCCGTCGTTTGCATCACGCCTTGAGCCAATCCCTTTTCCATCGCTTCTTCGGCCCGCACTTCCAAAGCGCGTTCTTGATTCCAGGCGAAATTCAGCATATCGAAAACCTCCTTCGTATGTTTTTGGCGGAAATAGTCTCTCAGATAGTCATGCGCGATGCAGTATTGTACTGCCTCGCCTATGGCGGACTCCAATGTGCCGCCCTTTTTGACGTGCTCGCGCACCTGTGCGACGAATACGCTGTAGCTTTTAAGCGAGGGGCATTTTTCTAAAATGGGGCGCTGCGGTTTGTCGTTGATGTTTAGAACGGTGACGTTTAGATCCATATCGCCTTTGCGCCCACCGAAAGCATCGCTGAGGTGATGTTCCCAACAGTCAGGCATTTCCGTGCTTCCGTTATAGAATACATAGAATCTCGGTGCTGGCAGGGCGATGGATTCTCTTTTGTAGACAGCATCTTCATTTACATATTGACGATATATTTCCGCAAGGTACATGAAGAGTCGCAGGGGCATGTTTGCGTTGATGGTGCTTTGGTGCTCGGCAAGGAGCACATACTCGTTTCGGACGATGAATCCTACATCGTTCTTGATGCCGCTGAAAAGCGTCTCGTCAATAGTGGCGAGCGTTATGTCCTGGGGCGTTGCTTTGAGCCCCAGAAGGGCTTCGTAGATTTCCGGCAGACGTTCCCTGTTGTTGAAAATATCTCGGAACAGGGAATCCTTATAGGAACGTTTCGTTCTCCTCACAGAGTCACCCCCTTGACTGTATTATACTATGAACTTCAAGGAGGAAACAAGAAGGAGAGAGAAACAGAGTGGCGCACATTCCACCATTCTTAGGACGAAAACCCCTATTTCACCCTTCATGATTTTTTCATTTGCGTTTTCCTCTGAGCTGTGCTATTCTAGTTTCACGAACCGAGGATACGGGTGAGGTTGAGCTTGAGGAAACATGGACACTCAGAGGAAGCCTCCTTGGAGCTTTGGTTCACAGCCAAATTTCTATCTATCTTAAAGGAGGAGTTTCTCATGAAGAAGACTCTCACAGCAGCGCTCACGACGGCTCTTGTCGTTGGTGCAGCCTCGACGACGTTCGCTGCGGCGAACCCGTTCAGCGATGTTCCTGCCGACCATTGGGCATACGATGCAGTAGCCCAGCTCGCCGATGACGGCGTCATCGAGGGCTATGGCGACGGCACGTACCGCGGCCAGAACGAGATCACGCGTTACGAGATGGCGCAGATGGTCGCGAAGGCCATGGCGAAGGAAGACCAGGTCAATGCACAGCAGAAGGCCATGATCGACCGCCTTGCCGCTGAGTTCAGCGAAGAGCTCAACAACCTCGGCGTCCGCGTCTCGAACCTCGAGAGCCGCATCGACAACGTCAAGTGGACGGGCAAGCTGCAGTACGAGTACACGCGTACGAAGTATGATGGCGTGGATGCGACGACGGAGCACGATCTCAAGTTCCGCCTTGAGCCGACGGCTACGGTCAACGATCATTGGAAGGTCAAGGCTCGTCTCGATGCGAAGTGGGATACGAATAATGATACGGGTAAGGATGGCAACGTCAAGCTCAAGCGTGCCTATGTTGCCGGTCACTACGGCATCACGGATATCAATGCGGGCTTGATTCCCTACTACTCCGAGCAGGGCGTTGTGTTCGATGAGAACCTTTCGGGCGCCAGCGTCACGGTCGGCGCAGACCAGACGCTTTCCGGCACGTTGGTTGCTGGTCGTAAGCGCGAGGGCGGTGAGGCTTCGAATGTGCAGGGCGTGAACATCACGTGGAGGCCTACGGAAGAGTTCACGGGAGCTGCCGAGTATTATCGTGCATCGGTGAGCGGCGAGTACAACAATATCTGGGGTATCGGTGCGACGTACAACATTGCCAAGACCGCTGCTCTGAACGGTGGTTATTGGAAGAACACGACGCAGAACGATTCGGATATTAACCGCGCTTGGAATGTACAGCTTTCCTACAAGGGCGCTGAGCAGGAGAACATGCATAGCTTCGGTCTCTTCGCTGCATACCGCCGTCTCGGTGAGGCTGTCGCTGTAGAGCCGACGTTTGATGCCGTCAAGTCTGGCGAGAAGGGCTGGGAAGTCGGCGGCGACTACACGTTCGCGAAGAACATCGTCGGCACGCTCAAGTACTTCAACGGTAGGCACATCACGAGCGATACGAAGCTGAATCGCTTCTACGGCTCGCTTGAGTACTTCTTCTAAGAAGTCGAAAACATCGTGCTTCGGCGCGGTGATGAAAGAACCCCCGCATTCGCGGGGGTTCTTTTTTGGTGCGTTTTTTGCTATAATGGAAACAGGTGGGAGGTGGAATCCATGCGTGATTTCAAGAAATTTATGGAAGAAAATCGAGACAAGCTATATAAAATAGCTTATGCAAACTGCAAACATGATGCCGAGGGGCATTGTCTCGTTCCTTCGGATGATCCATGGATGAAAGATGCCGAGGGAACCGCGCGGTCGCGTAACTTCGATCCCGAAGGAGCGGAATGCATTAGCATCGCTGAAATCATCTATCGTAAAATCTGATAGGCTCGCAGTCGAAAATCGACTGTGAGCCTGTTTTTCATGTGCGCCGCCCTTACATGAAGTTGGTCCCTAGCATCGAGGGCTGTGGCAAGATATGCTGAAGTATGCTATACTTTATGCGTTGCCGCCCCTATACATGGCAATGGGAAGGGGGGTGCCGATGTCATTGACTGCCTTTCTGCTCTCTATCATGGCTGGCGTAATTGCCAATTGCATCAGCAAATGGCTCGATGAGAGAGATGACGGCGACGAGCCTAGGGATTAAGCCCACCTGCAATACGGGAATAGAAAAGCCCCCAAGATGCTAGCTTGGGGGCTTTTCGTGTGCCGATTAAGTCATTAACTGCCTTTGCCACCCCTAGTATAGCATATCTGACTGTTTGTGTGCAAGTCGTTCTTCTACGCCCTTTGGACTTGACTTCTTGGGCTTTCATAGTAAACTATACGCACAAACGTCCACTTTGTGGACATTGTGCGTCGCCCTTACATGAAAGCGGCCAATCAGTCTACGTCCGTTGGGCTTGACTTCTTGGGCTTTCATAGTACAATAATATCGGCTGTCTTTATTTTGATGAGGAGAGATTATATGAAGATTCAAGGTTTGACAGATGAAGAGGTACGCGCGTCGCGCGAGCGGCACGGTACGAACGGTATCACGGAGCAGAAGGGCGAGGGCTTCTGGGAGAAGCTCAAGGGGAGCTTTGACGATCCGATCATCAAGATTCTCTGCGTGGCGCTCGCCATCAACGTCGTTTTCGCGATCCTCGGGCAGGTCGCATGGTACGAGTCTGTGGGCATCGCGCTCGCCGTGATCCTCGCGACGACGGTCGCGACGTATTCGGAGTATCAGAACGAGAATGCCTTCCAGAAGCTGCAGGAGGAAGCGTCGCTGATCAAGTGTAAGGTGTACCGCAACGGCACGCTGACGGAAATTCCCATCGACGAGATCGTCATGGGCGATTTCGTGCTGCTGCAGACGGGCGACAAGATCCCGGCGGACGGCGTGATCTGTGACGGATCGATCCAGGTCGATCAGTCGGTATTGAACGGCGAGGCGAAGGAAGCGGCGAAGACGCCGGCTCCAGAGGGCGATGAGGAAGCGGAGAAAAGCTCGGACTTCCTCCACCCGCACAAGGTGTTCCGCGGCTCCGTCGTCTGCGGCGGCAATGCCGTGATGCGCACGACGACGCTCGGCGACAAGACGTTCTACGGCAAGATCGCGGGCGAACTGCAGGCGGACGAGGATCGCGACACGCCCTTGAAGGTGAAGCTCTCGAACCTCGCGCATCAGATCAGCAACTTCGGCTACATCGGCGGCGTGGCAATCGCCATCGCCTTCATGTTTCAGCGCCTCGTCATCCACAACGGCTTCGATATGGCGCGTATCATGGCGTACTGTTCGAACTGGCTCGTCGTCGCGCATGACCTCGTCGACGCCGTCATGCTCGCCGTCATCATCATCGTCGTCGCCGTGCCCGAGGGTCTGCCTTTGATGATCGCCATCGTCTCGGCGCAGAACATGGGCAAGATGCTCAAGGACAACGTGCTCGTGCGCAAGATCTCGGGCATCGAGACGGCGGGCAGCTTGAACCTTCTTTTTAGTGACAAGACGGGCACGATCACGAAGGGACAGCTCGAGGCCGTCGCTTTCGTCGACGGCGCAGGCACGCAGTATGCCGCTTACAGCGAGCTGGGCGCGGGACTCAAGAAGCTCGTGAACCTCAGCGTGCGCTACAATACGAGCGCCGTCATCAACGGCAAGGAGGTCGTCGGCGGCAATGCGACGGAGCGCGCGATCTTCGGCTT is from Selenomonas sputigena ATCC 35185 and encodes:
- a CDS encoding RpnC/YadD family protein — encoded protein: MRRTKRSYKDSLFRDIFNNRERLPEIYEALLGLKATPQDITLATIDETLFSGIKNDVGFIVRNEYVLLAEHQSTINANMPLRLFMYLAEIYRQYVNEDAVYKRESIALPAPRFYVFYNGSTEMPDCWEHHLSDAFGGRKGDMDLNVTVLNINDKPQRPILEKCPSLKSYSVFVAQVREHVKKGGTLESAIGEAVQYCIAHDYLRDYFRQKHTKEVFDMLNFAWNQERALEVRAEEAMEKGLAQGVMQTTAASICHIMKSFNVSMEKAMDVLQIPTAERAKYAQLVKG
- a CDS encoding S-layer homology domain-containing protein, translating into MKKTLTAALTTALVVGAASTTFAAANPFSDVPADHWAYDAVAQLADDGVIEGYGDGTYRGQNEITRYEMAQMVAKAMAKEDQVNAQQKAMIDRLAAEFSEELNNLGVRVSNLESRIDNVKWTGKLQYEYTRTKYDGVDATTEHDLKFRLEPTATVNDHWKVKARLDAKWDTNNDTGKDGNVKLKRAYVAGHYGITDINAGLIPYYSEQGVVFDENLSGASVTVGADQTLSGTLVAGRKREGGEASNVQGVNITWRPTEEFTGAAEYYRASVSGEYNNIWGIGATYNIAKTAALNGGYWKNTTQNDSDINRAWNVQLSYKGAEQENMHSFGLFAAYRRLGEAVAVEPTFDAVKSGEKGWEVGGDYTFAKNIVGTLKYFNGRHITSDTKLNRFYGSLEYFF